One Helicobacter ganmani genomic region harbors:
- the tolB gene encoding Tol-Pal system protein TolB, with protein MKKIYLLLFCISFAFAEPIDATLEVVKKFGNLPNILVQNTGKDYSQREYSQRIFKMLIADLKVTGHFATQESPEVVSSAMVLNFDEYRKSKIDLIARVNAEITKENLEARLQLYDANTGLLALSKEYRSANAESYPFLAHKMAIDINDYIKAPKVDWMERMVILSHYTKPGESEILTSDYTLTYKKQLISGGLNIFPKWANESQTAFYYTKYLDKPTLFKFDLTNGQNHKILESNGMLVASDVSSDSTKLLLTMAPDEQADIFLYDVPSKQITKLTKYSGIDVSGNFIEDEKRVMFISDRLGYPNVFAIPLSGEVSGAVEQMVYHGRNNNAASAYGNYIVYSSRETSDEFNRNTFNLYLVSTKSDFIRRLSANGVNQLPRFSKDGETIMYIKHEGNQSALGIIRLNYNKTLLFPLSGSTIQSMDW; from the coding sequence TGTATCAGTTTTGCGTTTGCAGAACCGATTGATGCAACACTAGAAGTTGTAAAGAAGTTTGGGAATCTCCCTAATATTTTAGTTCAAAATACAGGCAAGGATTATTCGCAAAGGGAATATAGTCAAAGAATCTTTAAAATGTTGATTGCGGATTTAAAGGTTACGGGACATTTTGCCACACAGGAATCCCCAGAAGTTGTTTCTAGTGCAATGGTGCTTAATTTTGACGAATATCGTAAAAGCAAAATTGACCTCATTGCGCGCGTAAATGCAGAAATAACTAAAGAAAATTTGGAGGCAAGATTACAACTTTATGACGCAAATACAGGTTTGTTGGCTCTAAGTAAAGAATACAGAAGTGCAAATGCAGAATCTTATCCTTTTTTAGCGCATAAAATGGCGATTGATATTAATGACTATATTAAAGCTCCAAAAGTAGATTGGATGGAAAGAATGGTGATTTTGTCGCATTATACTAAGCCCGGAGAAAGTGAGATTCTAACTAGTGATTACACGCTTACCTACAAGAAACAATTAATTAGCGGAGGATTAAATATTTTTCCTAAATGGGCAAATGAATCACAAACTGCTTTTTATTACACAAAATACCTAGATAAGCCTACACTTTTTAAATTTGATTTAACTAATGGACAAAATCATAAAATTTTAGAAAGCAATGGTATGTTGGTTGCTTCAGATGTTAGTAGCGATTCTACTAAATTGCTTCTCACAATGGCTCCAGACGAACAAGCGGATATTTTTCTTTATGATGTGCCAAGCAAACAAATTACCAAGCTTACGAAATACAGCGGTATTGATGTGAGTGGAAATTTCATAGAAGATGAAAAACGGGTGATGTTTATTTCTGACAGATTGGGTTACCCCAATGTTTTTGCGATTCCACTTAGCGGAGAGGTGAGCGGAGCAGTAGAGCAAATGGTTTATCATGGACGCAATAATAATGCAGCAAGTGCGTATGGTAATTACATTGTTTATTCTAGTCGCGAAACAAGTGATGAGTTTAACCGCAATACTTTTAATCTCTATTTAGTTTCTACAAAAAGCGATTTTATTCGTCGTTTAAGCGCAAATGGAGTGAATCAGTTGCCACGTTTTTCTAAAGATGGCGAAACAATTATGTATATCAAACACGAAGGAAATCAAAGCGCATTGGGCATTATCCGTTTAAATTACAATAAGACTTTACTTTTCCCACTAAGTGGCAGCACGATTCAATCTATGGATTGGTAA
- a CDS encoding OmpA family protein, with protein sequence MKKFLVLGSLAAALLVTGCSNKSNVESDANVQNGRYYGSDGSGYDYNRDNFVNLEERINYVEDGLRNVFFNFDQFTIRPDMQAVVERDAKILTSISAGTLSVRVEGNTDEWGTDEYNYALGLKRAVAVKNALVSQGVEASKTTLVSYGESKPTCTAKTRECWAENRKVTFKMLP encoded by the coding sequence ATGAAAAAATTTCTAGTTTTAGGCTCATTAGCAGCCGCATTATTGGTAACGGGTTGTAGCAACAAAAGCAATGTAGAATCTGACGCGAATGTTCAGAATGGCAGATATTATGGAAGTGATGGAAGTGGCTATGATTACAATAGAGACAATTTTGTAAATCTTGAAGAGAGAATTAACTATGTAGAAGATGGCTTGAGAAATGTGTTTTTCAATTTTGATCAATTCACAATACGTCCAGATATGCAAGCAGTGGTAGAAAGAGATGCTAAAATATTAACTTCTATTTCAGCAGGAACATTGAGTGTTAGAGTTGAAGGAAATACAGACGAATGGGGAACTGATGAATACAATTATGCGTTAGGACTTAAAAGAGCAGTTGCTGTGAAAAATGCACTAGTTTCTCAAGGAGTTGAAGCAAGCAAAACTACACTTGTAAGTTATGGCGAAAGTAAGCCGACTTGCACCGCTAAAACAAGAGAGTGCTGGGCTGAAAATAGAAAAGTAACTTTTAAAATGTTGCCATAG
- a CDS encoding tetratricopeptide repeat protein — protein MLQKLIASSLFLASLLLGQEPSAFNAGGSTSPKSESQIINEKLFNLSNRVQVVEESQEGLKSIFEGQIQRIQNLTGKIALVQGESNATSMDIKKHVDSNFALQNENIDKLKNSISALGALIQKTNTQMQNEIDALKGQIAALEKNNSVKESQVSRSTPKEALKEASEDSKEVATTNAKINAVIANLESNSTQVKPLETENIQENNATKAQNSEISVKEQKPKSEQIQKDTKETKPQENKESKTDLKNKKLSEVFKEGEEFVKSKDYESAEEYLQFAIKGNYKPARGNYLLGEVAFAQKRYEDAIYYYKTSATRYDKADYMPRLMLNSAKSFNAIKEKENAKRFLETLISLYPNSSEAKEAKKLLK, from the coding sequence ATGTTGCAAAAATTAATTGCCTCAAGCTTATTTCTTGCAAGTTTGTTGCTCGGGCAAGAACCATCAGCTTTTAATGCTGGTGGTAGCACATCGCCAAAGAGCGAATCTCAAATCATTAATGAAAAACTTTTTAATCTTTCTAATAGAGTTCAGGTGGTAGAAGAATCTCAAGAGGGCTTAAAAAGTATTTTTGAAGGGCAAATACAAAGAATACAGAATCTTACTGGCAAAATTGCTTTAGTTCAAGGTGAAAGCAATGCCACATCTATGGATATTAAAAAGCACGTGGATTCTAATTTTGCATTGCAAAATGAAAATATTGATAAATTAAAAAATAGTATTTCTGCATTGGGTGCTTTGATTCAAAAGACAAATACGCAAATGCAAAACGAAATTGACGCGTTAAAAGGACAAATTGCTGCTTTAGAAAAAAATAATTCAGTCAAGGAATCCCAAGTCAGTCGTTCTACACCCAAAGAGGCATTAAAGGAAGCTTCAGAAGATTCCAAAGAAGTGGCTACAACGAATGCAAAAATCAATGCAGTGATTGCAAATTTGGAAAGTAATAGCACGCAAGTAAAGCCTTTGGAAACAGAAAATATTCAAGAAAATAATGCAACCAAAGCACAAAATTCTGAAATAAGTGTTAAGGAGCAAAAGCCCAAATCCGAACAAATTCAAAAGGACACAAAAGAAACTAAACCTCAAGAAAATAAAGAATCTAAAACAGATTTAAAAAATAAAAAATTGTCGGAAGTTTTCAAAGAGGGTGAAGAGTTTGTCAAAAGCAAAGATTATGAATCAGCCGAGGAATATTTGCAATTTGCTATTAAAGGCAATTACAAACCTGCGCGTGGAAATTATCTGCTGGGGGAAGTTGCCTTTGCACAAAAGCGGTATGAGGACGCAATTTATTACTATAAAACAAGTGCTACGCGCTATGATAAAGCAGATTATATGCCTCGTTTAATGTTGAATAGTGCAAAATCATTTAATGCAATCAAGGAAAAAGAAAATGCGAAACGTTTTTTAGAGACACTCATTTCTCTTTATCCAAATTCTAGTGAAGCCAAAGAAGCTAAAAAACTTCTAAAATAA
- a CDS encoding FKBP-type peptidyl-prolyl cis-trans isomerase, with protein MIENNQVVSIEYEVKENGTDSVLDSNIGGKPLEFIMGAGEIIKGLEEAIAQMSVGDKQEVIVAPANAYGEYFSNYVQEVPRDQFVGIDLQQGMTLFGQGENGETAQVIVKDFNDEMVIIDYNHPLAGKELHFVVTILDSREATEKELTCGLHHQEHHHSDGGCCGSCGCH; from the coding sequence ATGATAGAAAATAATCAGGTTGTTAGTATTGAATATGAAGTAAAAGAAAATGGGACAGATAGTGTTTTAGATTCCAATATTGGTGGTAAGCCATTGGAATTTATTATGGGTGCAGGAGAAATTATCAAGGGATTAGAGGAAGCAATTGCTCAAATGTCTGTTGGCGACAAACAAGAAGTGATTGTTGCTCCAGCCAATGCTTATGGCGAGTATTTTTCTAATTATGTCCAAGAAGTTCCAAGAGACCAATTTGTTGGGATTGATTTGCAACAAGGAATGACTTTATTTGGTCAAGGTGAAAATGGTGAAACAGCTCAAGTGATTGTAAAAGATTTCAACGATGAAATGGTAATTATAGATTATAATCACCCCTTAGCAGGCAAGGAGTTGCATTTTGTTGTTACGATTTTGGATTCTCGTGAAGCAACGGAAAAAGAATTAACTTGTGGCTTGCATCATCAAGAGCATCATCATAGCGATGGTGGATGTTGCGGTAGTTGTGGTTGCCATTAG